One genomic window of Corynebacterium pseudotuberculosis includes the following:
- a CDS encoding alpha/beta hydrolase translates to MTIASRLKKVGKKTTATLTAVATAAALTVAGTGVASAGPRDWLRPDATGTCEWDAANYWVQRCDVASPAMGHNVTVQIQPAGRGGNAALYLLDGARASDAANAWTFDASAQSMFVDNNITLVMPVGGAGSFYTDWAAPSGIGSVGQVFKWETFLTQELPAYLEAHFGVARNNYSVGGLSMGATAAMNLAALHPEQFRQVLSYSGYLAMTAPGMYSLLGLALLEVGGLSINSMYGSFFSPRRIELDPLFNMRGLDGKDVYVSAASGAWGGPDIEKYSFKDRVNGSILEVASRISTKIWETRAKGYGLNYTADYPAVGVHNWLQWNYQLAITRDRILNVMNAW, encoded by the coding sequence ATGACGATCGCGTCCCGATTGAAAAAGGTAGGCAAAAAAACTACCGCCACACTTACGGCTGTGGCTACGGCGGCAGCCCTGACCGTTGCAGGCACGGGTGTTGCTTCTGCAGGGCCTCGCGACTGGCTGCGCCCAGATGCTACAGGCACCTGCGAGTGGGATGCAGCAAACTACTGGGTGCAGCGTTGCGACGTTGCTTCTCCGGCCATGGGGCACAACGTAACAGTGCAGATCCAGCCGGCAGGTCGTGGCGGTAACGCTGCTCTCTACCTACTCGATGGGGCACGTGCCTCCGATGCGGCCAACGCCTGGACTTTTGACGCCTCCGCACAGAGCATGTTTGTGGATAACAACATCACCTTGGTTATGCCAGTGGGCGGCGCAGGTAGCTTTTATACCGACTGGGCAGCACCATCAGGAATCGGCTCTGTAGGGCAGGTTTTCAAATGGGAGACCTTCCTAACCCAAGAGCTTCCTGCGTACCTCGAAGCGCATTTTGGCGTTGCTCGCAATAACTACTCCGTAGGTGGCCTCTCCATGGGTGCTACCGCTGCAATGAACCTGGCTGCGTTGCATCCAGAGCAGTTCCGTCAGGTGCTGAGCTACTCCGGTTATCTCGCAATGACTGCTCCTGGCATGTACAGCCTCTTGGGCCTCGCCCTCCTCGAAGTTGGTGGCCTGAGCATTAACTCTATGTACGGTAGCTTCTTCAGCCCACGTCGTATCGAGCTAGATCCTCTGTTTAATATGCGGGGTCTTGATGGTAAAGACGTCTACGTCTCTGCTGCCAGCGGTGCATGGGGCGGCCCGGACATCGAAAAGTACTCGTTCAAGGATCGTGTCAATGGTTCCATCCTGGAGGTGGCTTCTCGCATCTCCACCAAGATTTGGGAGACCAGGGCAAAGGGTTATGGCCTGAACTACACCGCGGACTACCCAGCTGTGGGCGTTCACAACTGGCTGCAGTGGAACTATCAGTTGGCTATTACCAGGGATCGTATCCTTAACGTTATGAACGCCTGGTAA
- a CDS encoding glycosyltransferase family 87 protein produces the protein MSHMSERSQSFLTPLGWLLALFAGWAAWWQGSRNSQPDDWASLWVGGRIVADGHADSLYSIDPTDFGNPTGPVWAEYGEKVSDLAPFAHPFVHNPLVAYVLAPVTQLMSFSTSASVLLVLSGISVVLFSAGCINLWTRQTPQIVPLIIASVAVWVSASTQLSFWIGQTTPIIMMLIVVGLCMSVRRPWLSGLLLSIAVLIKLTPVLIVVIMLIFAKRRRAGVWAAGLSLLWGLLTLIVAPGPVIGAWLQTLGWLGSKTLVSPINQSLASLLARGQQPEGSIVAVIDEAPASVMWWSFGIVLVTIALFLFSLIRLKDFRFEICAVVAFLGVTALAGIVWTHYTMVAFVAVAGLVVLSEKTSWWAVLGLLPAVLLFPPFGEAFVSAERTPNSLMWAGFLSLVIPMIVLAGMGLGARPEIRSERTLRWGSLVASVKEIVSGRG, from the coding sequence ATGTCCCATATGTCTGAGAGGTCTCAGTCATTCTTGACCCCGCTTGGATGGTTGCTGGCGCTCTTTGCCGGGTGGGCCGCATGGTGGCAGGGGTCTCGAAATTCTCAGCCTGATGATTGGGCGAGCCTGTGGGTAGGCGGACGTATCGTTGCGGATGGCCATGCGGACAGTCTTTATTCCATTGATCCGACAGATTTTGGTAACCCCACGGGGCCAGTGTGGGCGGAGTATGGGGAAAAAGTTAGCGACCTCGCGCCTTTTGCACATCCTTTTGTCCATAACCCCTTGGTCGCCTACGTATTGGCACCGGTGACCCAATTGATGAGTTTTTCCACGAGCGCTTCTGTGTTGTTGGTGCTCAGTGGCATATCAGTGGTCTTGTTTAGTGCTGGTTGCATTAACTTATGGACGCGCCAGACCCCTCAGATAGTTCCCTTAATAATTGCCTCGGTGGCGGTGTGGGTTTCTGCGTCGACACAGCTCAGCTTCTGGATCGGGCAGACTACTCCCATCATTATGATGCTGATTGTTGTGGGGCTCTGTATGAGTGTGCGTCGACCGTGGCTATCGGGATTACTTTTATCCATCGCGGTGCTGATCAAGCTCACTCCGGTGCTCATCGTGGTGATAATGCTGATCTTTGCCAAACGCAGGCGTGCTGGAGTGTGGGCCGCGGGGCTGAGCCTGCTCTGGGGTCTGCTTACCCTCATCGTTGCGCCGGGGCCGGTTATTGGTGCGTGGCTGCAGACTTTAGGATGGCTGGGGTCAAAGACCCTGGTTTCTCCGATTAATCAGTCCCTGGCGTCGTTACTAGCTCGAGGGCAACAGCCCGAGGGGAGCATTGTTGCCGTGATCGATGAGGCTCCTGCATCGGTGATGTGGTGGAGCTTTGGAATAGTGCTGGTCACCATAGCATTATTCCTGTTCAGCCTGATCAGGCTGAAAGACTTCCGATTTGAGATTTGTGCGGTAGTTGCTTTTTTGGGGGTCACGGCATTAGCGGGAATTGTATGGACTCACTACACGATGGTGGCCTTTGTGGCTGTGGCGGGGTTGGTGGTGCTGTCTGAGAAAACTTCTTGGTGGGCAGTGCTTGGGCTGCTTCCCGCGGTATTGCTTTTCCCGCCGTTTGGAGAGGCATTTGTTTCTGCGGAAAGAACTCCCAACTCCCTCATGTGGGCAGGTTTCCTCTCTTTGGTCATTCCGATGATTGTGCTGGCTGGAATGGGGTTGGGGGCACGCCCGGAGATTCGTTCTGAAAGGACGCTTCGGTGGGGTTCCCTGGTGGCGTCGGTGAAGGAAATAGTGAGCGGTCGTGGATAG
- a CDS encoding alpha/beta hydrolase-fold protein yields MRDTASRLSKRGSLWIAAAAVPAALAVGAAVIVPATTTAQSAHIGGLIDDQTGYLKNEGVHRTPIRTDHPKIEGLPEGVSVDRVEWITNRRIALFIKSAAMPGNPIQVQVLLARDWHQDPNRTFPSVWALDGLRAVETESGWTINTNIEQFYADKNVNVVMPVGGESSFYSDWQRENNGKHYKWETFLTQELVPVLAHGYRTNDSRAVVGLSMGGTAAVNLAERRPDLFKFVGSFSGYLDTTSIGMPTAIRAAQRDAGGYDTTAMWGPDGSQDWIDHDPKLGVEALKGIKTYVSAGSGRDDYGQPGSVAKNQGTYAGIGLEVISRMTTQTFVDYAKRAGVDVVSHFRPSGVHDWPYWQFEMTQAWPYMADALGLSSEDRGASCAAIGAIAEATKGGQVGTCVNNEYDIAGGKAEDFVDGRAYWSPATGAHALGGRVGARYSEIGGPNSWLGFPVSGDFKLKDNVVAAQFERGNIYWSPERGAFEVPKDLVDKWGEIQWENGSLGYPVEDAKDINGGLVQKFQGGYVTRDKDHKNHWVRGEIARKYGEMDTAKSKLGFPTSDEYLIPGGAFQQFEHGNIYWSATTGAHVIYKGAIFDAWGAKKWEQGEYGWPTSDQSSIPAGGEEISFQHGKISEINGRVVEDRR; encoded by the coding sequence ATGCGCGACACCGCATCCCGTCTCAGCAAACGTGGTTCCCTCTGGATCGCTGCGGCTGCTGTACCTGCTGCTTTGGCAGTAGGCGCCGCAGTCATCGTTCCGGCCACGACGACGGCTCAGAGTGCCCACATCGGTGGGCTTATCGACGACCAAACCGGCTACCTCAAAAACGAGGGAGTACATCGGACCCCGATCCGTACCGATCACCCGAAGATCGAAGGCCTGCCAGAGGGCGTGTCTGTTGATCGCGTCGAGTGGATCACCAACCGCCGCATAGCGCTGTTTATCAAGTCGGCTGCGATGCCCGGTAACCCCATACAGGTTCAGGTGCTCCTGGCTCGCGACTGGCACCAGGATCCAAACCGCACCTTCCCATCAGTGTGGGCCCTTGACGGCCTGCGTGCTGTGGAAACCGAAAGCGGTTGGACCATCAACACCAATATCGAGCAGTTCTATGCAGACAAGAACGTCAACGTAGTCATGCCGGTGGGTGGCGAGTCTTCCTTCTATTCAGATTGGCAGCGCGAGAACAACGGTAAGCACTACAAGTGGGAGACCTTCCTTACCCAGGAGCTTGTACCTGTGTTGGCGCACGGATACCGCACTAATGACTCCCGCGCCGTCGTCGGGCTTTCCATGGGTGGAACCGCCGCAGTTAACTTGGCCGAGCGTCGCCCGGACCTATTCAAGTTTGTCGGCTCATTCTCGGGTTATCTAGACACCACCTCTATTGGCATGCCTACGGCTATCCGTGCGGCACAACGGGACGCAGGTGGATATGACACCACTGCAATGTGGGGGCCGGATGGCTCTCAGGATTGGATCGATCACGATCCGAAGCTCGGCGTTGAGGCCCTGAAGGGCATTAAGACCTATGTTTCTGCAGGTTCCGGACGCGATGACTATGGTCAGCCCGGATCCGTTGCTAAGAACCAGGGCACGTATGCCGGCATTGGCCTGGAAGTCATCTCTCGTATGACCACGCAGACCTTTGTGGATTATGCCAAGCGTGCAGGAGTGGACGTAGTATCGCACTTCCGTCCTTCCGGCGTGCACGACTGGCCTTATTGGCAGTTTGAAATGACTCAGGCGTGGCCATACATGGCCGATGCTTTGGGATTGTCTTCCGAGGATCGAGGCGCATCCTGCGCAGCCATCGGTGCTATCGCCGAGGCAACCAAGGGCGGCCAGGTGGGAACCTGCGTAAACAATGAGTATGACATTGCTGGCGGCAAGGCTGAGGACTTTGTCGACGGCCGCGCTTATTGGTCCCCAGCGACCGGCGCGCATGCGCTCGGCGGGCGCGTCGGAGCCCGCTACTCCGAGATCGGTGGCCCTAACTCCTGGCTGGGATTCCCAGTTTCCGGTGACTTTAAGCTCAAGGACAACGTTGTTGCCGCACAGTTCGAGCGAGGCAACATCTACTGGTCTCCAGAGCGCGGCGCTTTTGAAGTCCCCAAGGACCTCGTGGATAAGTGGGGCGAGATTCAGTGGGAGAACGGCTCCTTGGGCTACCCGGTGGAAGACGCGAAGGACATCAATGGCGGCCTGGTGCAAAAGTTCCAGGGCGGATACGTTACCCGCGACAAAGACCATAAGAACCACTGGGTTCGCGGTGAGATTGCCAGAAAGTATGGCGAGATGGACACCGCTAAGTCTAAGCTTGGCTTCCCAACCTCGGATGAATACCTTATCCCGGGCGGCGCCTTCCAGCAGTTCGAGCACGGCAATATTTATTGGTCTGCAACGACCGGCGCACACGTGATCTACAAGGGCGCGATCTTTGACGCGTGGGGAGCCAAGAAGTGGGAGCAGGGAGAGTATGGTTGGCCAACCTCCGATCAGAGCTCGATCCCTGCGGGCGGTGAAGAAATCTCCTTCCAGCACGGCAAGATCAGTGAAATAAACGGACGCGTAGTGGAGGATCGTCGATAA
- a CDS encoding DUF732 domain-containing protein: MRSNRLLVGALLTGVGVTLAACGGGATVEDSGTSTSIAPLTREAKSSDSTSAKSSASETTSAHDSGSASNGGGRVEEPFKDGAGQEITAKPTPGESFSAKEKAFLDALTKGGVNVAGVENQMIGAAGVVCQGNSQSLSPATVQAVAGQLLEQQRAKLSFDELTKLIDSSARSAYC, from the coding sequence ATGCGCAGTAACCGCCTCCTTGTAGGAGCTCTTTTAACTGGCGTTGGTGTTACTCTCGCTGCTTGCGGCGGGGGCGCTACCGTAGAAGATTCCGGCACGAGTACTAGTATTGCCCCGCTAACGCGGGAGGCTAAATCCTCTGACTCTACGTCGGCTAAGAGCTCGGCTTCTGAGACAACATCCGCACACGATTCGGGCTCTGCTTCGAATGGTGGCGGGCGTGTGGAAGAGCCATTCAAGGATGGCGCGGGCCAGGAGATTACGGCTAAGCCAACGCCTGGGGAGTCCTTCTCTGCAAAAGAAAAGGCATTTTTGGATGCCTTGACCAAGGGCGGAGTGAACGTCGCTGGGGTAGAAAACCAGATGATCGGGGCTGCCGGCGTTGTGTGTCAAGGAAACAGCCAATCGTTGAGCCCGGCTACTGTTCAGGCAGTTGCGGGGCAGCTCTTGGAACAGCAACGAGCAAAGCTTTCCTTTGACGAGCTGACTAAGCTCATTGATTCTTCGGCCCGATCCGCGTACTGCTAA
- a CDS encoding cutinase family protein produces MKKLLTVIATIVVLMLILVGIVRWMSDKDMNPLDPGDRGAAPKSGETSEPVQPSHCPDVEFISAPGTWESAKNDDPINPMANPASFMLSISRPLQEQYSANRVKVWTLPYTAQFRNINAQHELSYDESRQEGTSTLEGELIRTHQECPLTDFILAGFSQGAVIAGDIANKIGTGQGVIPAERVRGVALIADGRRQPGVGQAVGNPVDGVGAEVALEPLNFVIQPIVPGATMRGPRVNGFGELDAKTFEICAPDDTICDAPADVGNALIRAQALVEANGVHALYATNPHVIPGTTANQWVVDWAKGLIG; encoded by the coding sequence ATGAAGAAACTGCTCACGGTTATAGCGACCATCGTGGTGTTGATGCTGATTCTTGTAGGCATCGTTCGGTGGATGAGTGATAAGGATATGAATCCGCTTGATCCCGGTGATAGGGGCGCCGCCCCTAAGTCGGGGGAGACATCTGAGCCCGTCCAGCCTTCGCACTGCCCTGACGTGGAATTTATATCTGCGCCGGGTACGTGGGAATCGGCAAAGAACGATGATCCAATCAATCCAATGGCAAATCCTGCATCCTTTATGTTGTCTATTTCTCGACCACTGCAAGAGCAGTATTCTGCAAACCGCGTAAAGGTATGGACGCTGCCTTATACGGCGCAGTTCCGGAACATCAATGCTCAGCATGAGCTGAGCTATGACGAGTCAAGGCAAGAGGGCACGTCCACGCTAGAGGGTGAGTTGATTCGCACCCATCAGGAATGCCCGCTGACAGACTTCATTCTCGCTGGTTTCTCCCAGGGGGCAGTGATTGCTGGAGATATTGCTAACAAGATTGGTACCGGTCAGGGAGTTATCCCCGCGGAGCGAGTGAGGGGTGTCGCCCTCATCGCGGATGGCAGGAGACAGCCAGGTGTGGGCCAGGCTGTAGGAAATCCTGTGGACGGTGTTGGAGCGGAAGTTGCTCTCGAGCCACTCAACTTTGTGATTCAGCCCATTGTCCCGGGGGCTACCATGCGCGGTCCGCGCGTTAATGGTTTTGGTGAGTTGGATGCAAAAACCTTTGAGATCTGTGCGCCGGATGACACGATCTGTGATGCCCCGGCTGACGTAGGAAATGCGTTGATCCGAGCTCAGGCATTGGTTGAGGCAAACGGCGTTCACGCGCTTTATGCGACCAACCCGCACGTAATTCCTGGAACCACTGCCAACCAATGGGTAGTGGACTGGGCAAAGGGCCTGATCGGCTAA
- a CDS encoding FadD32-like long-chain-fatty-acid--AMP ligase produces MDLNQAMRQFFNEKGEITLRPELTLAGLGEVLFQADAATGGADRHCIRFWDFTSSREGEARDFNRTEVNTRIKVVAARLQQVGSIGDRVAILANNSPEYLFGFLGSLYAGMVPVPLYDPTEPGHADHLTAVMGDAKPTIVLTNNTSATAVRRFFADTPGAERPRIISIDSLPDSGAQSFVNPLLTEEGQAFAAAAKVAPVDLPAFLQYTSGSTRTPAGVVLTNRSILTNVLQIFTAIQLKTPLRLVSWLPLHHDMGIILAAFVTLLGLEFELMAPRDFIQQPSRWVNQLKRREGDNAVYTVVPNFALELAARYAAPEAGSDADFSKVDGLIVGSEPVTEKAVNAFLAAFGPFGLNRSVIRPSYGLAEASLLVTTPQTPERPHIAYFDRDQLAANKAVQVASDSPASISIMGCGQAVAPQKLVIVDPETKQELADGSIGEIWVHGDNVAAGYLDRAEDTVETFRNTLAGRLAENSHAEDAPEDDRWMATGDLGTIVDGDLFITGRLKDLVIISGRNHYPQDIEYTVDHASEHIRPAAVAAFAIEGDDVEKLVILAERDLERDASGDAEAIEAIRAAVTESHGVVPADIRVVAPGEILRSSSGKIARRVNKKAYLEQ; encoded by the coding sequence ATGGATCTGAATCAGGCTATGCGCCAGTTCTTTAACGAGAAGGGCGAGATTACCCTCCGGCCCGAGCTGACCCTCGCTGGCCTTGGCGAGGTTCTCTTCCAGGCTGATGCCGCAACAGGCGGGGCTGATCGCCACTGCATCCGCTTCTGGGACTTCACTTCTTCCCGGGAAGGCGAAGCCCGTGACTTTAACCGAACCGAGGTAAACACCCGGATCAAGGTAGTTGCAGCGCGTCTTCAGCAGGTAGGCAGTATCGGTGACCGCGTGGCTATTCTGGCTAACAACAGCCCAGAGTATCTCTTTGGATTCCTAGGTTCGCTCTACGCAGGCATGGTCCCCGTGCCGCTGTATGACCCGACAGAGCCGGGCCATGCAGACCACCTCACTGCAGTTATGGGGGACGCCAAGCCCACCATCGTGTTGACCAACAACACGTCTGCTACGGCTGTTCGCCGCTTCTTTGCAGACACCCCAGGTGCGGAACGCCCACGTATCATTTCCATCGACTCCTTGCCTGATTCTGGCGCACAGAGCTTTGTTAACCCATTGCTCACGGAGGAAGGACAGGCCTTCGCTGCTGCTGCAAAGGTTGCTCCTGTTGATCTTCCGGCATTCTTGCAGTACACCTCGGGCTCTACCCGTACCCCCGCAGGTGTTGTGCTGACTAACCGTTCGATCTTGACCAACGTGCTGCAGATCTTCACAGCCATTCAGCTCAAGACGCCACTGCGCCTTGTCTCTTGGCTTCCGCTGCACCATGACATGGGCATCATCTTGGCAGCGTTTGTGACTCTGCTGGGTCTGGAGTTTGAGCTCATGGCTCCACGCGACTTTATCCAGCAGCCATCGCGCTGGGTGAATCAGCTTAAGCGCCGTGAGGGTGACAACGCGGTTTACACTGTTGTCCCGAACTTTGCGCTGGAGTTGGCGGCTCGTTACGCAGCCCCTGAGGCCGGCTCGGATGCGGATTTCTCCAAGGTCGACGGTCTTATCGTCGGTTCCGAGCCTGTCACGGAAAAGGCAGTGAACGCTTTCTTGGCTGCGTTTGGGCCTTTTGGTCTCAACCGCTCTGTGATTCGCCCCTCTTACGGTTTGGCAGAGGCATCCCTGCTGGTGACCACACCGCAAACTCCGGAACGCCCGCACATTGCGTACTTTGATCGCGATCAGCTCGCTGCAAACAAGGCCGTACAGGTTGCTTCCGATTCTCCTGCTTCCATATCCATAATGGGGTGTGGCCAGGCAGTTGCACCACAGAAGCTCGTGATCGTGGATCCTGAGACCAAGCAAGAGCTTGCCGACGGCTCCATCGGTGAGATCTGGGTTCATGGCGATAACGTGGCGGCCGGCTACCTGGATCGCGCTGAGGACACAGTGGAGACCTTCCGCAATACGTTGGCAGGTCGTTTGGCTGAGAACTCCCATGCAGAAGACGCTCCCGAGGATGACCGCTGGATGGCTACCGGCGACCTTGGAACCATAGTCGACGGCGACCTATTTATCACCGGTCGACTCAAGGACCTGGTCATTATCTCTGGTCGTAACCACTATCCGCAGGATATTGAGTACACCGTGGATCATGCTTCCGAGCACATCCGCCCGGCAGCCGTCGCTGCGTTTGCTATTGAAGGCGATGACGTAGAAAAGCTGGTTATCCTGGCTGAGCGTGACCTTGAGCGCGACGCTAGCGGTGATGCTGAAGCTATCGAGGCGATCCGTGCAGCAGTGACGGAATCCCATGGCGTGGTTCCTGCTGATATCCGCGTGGTTGCTCCTGGAGAGATCCTCCGCTCTTCTTCCGGGAAGATCGCGCGACGCGTGAACAAGAAGGCATACCTAGAGCAGTAA